The proteins below are encoded in one region of Oenanthe melanoleuca isolate GR-GAL-2019-014 chromosome 4A, OMel1.0, whole genome shotgun sequence:
- the UBE2A gene encoding ubiquitin-conjugating enzyme E2 A — MSTPARRRLMRDFKRLQEDPPAGVSGAPSENNIMVWNAVIFGPEGTPFEDGTFKLTIEFTEEYPNKPPTVRFVSKMFHPNVYADGSICLDILQNRWSPTYDVSSILTSIQSLLDEPNPNSPANSQAAQLYQENKREYEKRVSAIVEQSWRDC; from the exons gctgcaggaggatccCCCGGCCGGGGTGAGCGGGGCCCCCTCCGAGAACAACATCATGGTGTGGAACGCCGTCATCTTCGG gccCGAGGGGACCCCTTTCGAGGACG GAACTTTCAAACTTACAATAGAATTCACAGAAGAATACCCGAATAAGCCACCTACTGTCAGATTTGTCTCTAAAATGTTTCATCCAAATG TCTATGCAGACGGTAGTATATGTCTGGATATCCTTCAGAATCGCTGGAGCCCCACTTACGATGTCTCCTCCATCTTAACATCCATACAG TCCCTATTGGATGAGCCAAATCCGAACAGTCCAGCAAAcagccaggcagctcagctATACCAAGAGAATAAGCGGGAATATGAAAAAAGGGTTTCTGCAATAGTAGAACAGAGCTGGCGTGACTGTTGA